A section of the Streptomyces xinghaiensis S187 genome encodes:
- a CDS encoding DUF1330 domain-containing protein has protein sequence MPAYAIGHFTSVRPHPDVIDYVERIQATLDPYSGRFLVHGGPVEALEGECGTELVVIEFPGKDEARAWYNSPAYQEILPLRTRHVDGDAFLIEGVGPDYDPARKGEVLRRSL, from the coding sequence ATGCCCGCCTACGCCATCGGCCACTTCACCAGCGTCCGTCCGCACCCCGACGTCATCGACTACGTGGAGCGGATCCAGGCCACACTCGATCCGTACTCCGGCCGGTTCCTCGTCCACGGAGGGCCGGTCGAGGCACTGGAGGGCGAGTGCGGGACGGAGCTGGTCGTCATCGAGTTCCCGGGGAAGGACGAAGCCCGGGCCTGGTACAACTCGCCCGCCTACCAGGAGATCCTGCCGCTGCGCACCCGGCACGTCGACGGCGACGCCTTCCTGATCGAGGGGGTCGGGCCGGACTACGACCCGGCCCGGAAGGGCGAGGTGCTGCGCCGTTCGCTCTGA
- a CDS encoding biotin--[acetyl-CoA-carboxylase] ligase: MTATPSGGSAPEPPGRWSDLERPPLNATGLRRALVRPGGLWTSLDVVEVTGSTNTDLAERAAAGTVPEGAVLVSEEQSAGRGRLDRHWVAPARSGIFVSVLLRPGPAVPVTRWGWLPLLAGVATATAVSRTAGTDTALKWPNDLLVTVEGEERKAGGVLSERVGDGDVVLGIGLNVSLGADELPVPGAGSLALAGAVSTDRDPILRAVLRSLEQWYGDWRAAEGDPARSGVLEAYAAGCATLGRTVRAVLPGDREISGEAVALDGDGRLVLRTEGGGREAVGAGDIVHLRPRG; the protein is encoded by the coding sequence ATGACTGCCACACCGTCCGGCGGATCCGCGCCGGAACCGCCCGGCCGCTGGTCCGATCTGGAGCGGCCGCCGCTGAACGCCACCGGGCTGCGCCGCGCCCTCGTCCGCCCCGGCGGGCTGTGGACCTCGCTGGACGTCGTCGAGGTCACCGGCTCCACCAACACCGATCTGGCGGAACGGGCGGCGGCCGGAACCGTCCCCGAGGGAGCGGTGCTCGTCTCCGAGGAGCAGTCGGCGGGCCGGGGCCGGCTCGACCGCCACTGGGTGGCGCCGGCCCGCTCCGGGATCTTCGTCTCCGTCCTGCTGCGGCCGGGACCCGCCGTCCCCGTCACCCGCTGGGGCTGGCTGCCGCTGCTCGCCGGGGTGGCCACCGCGACCGCCGTGTCCCGCACCGCGGGCACGGACACCGCGCTGAAGTGGCCCAACGACCTGCTGGTGACGGTGGAGGGGGAGGAGCGCAAGGCGGGGGGCGTCCTCTCGGAGCGCGTCGGCGACGGGGACGTCGTCCTCGGTATCGGCCTCAACGTGTCGCTGGGCGCGGACGAGCTCCCCGTGCCCGGCGCGGGCTCGCTGGCCCTGGCCGGAGCGGTTTCCACGGACCGCGACCCGATCCTGCGGGCCGTCCTCCGCTCGCTCGAACAGTGGTACGGCGACTGGCGCGCGGCCGAGGGCGACCCGGCGCGCAGCGGAGTCCTGGAGGCGTACGCCGCCGGCTGCGCCACCCTCGGCCGGACGGTCCGGGCCGTGCTGCCGGGCGACCGGGAGATCAGCGGCGAGGCGGTCGCCCTGGACGGGGACGGGCGGCTGGTGCTGCGGACCGAGGGGGGCGGCCGGGAGGCCGTCGGCGCGGGCGACATCGTCCACCTGCGGCCCCGCGGGTGA
- a CDS encoding enoyl-CoA hydratase/isomerase family protein: MGGAADEVRYGEWIAVRRHGTHVAELVLDRPRAMNAVSTELARRLTQACDALTGDPSARVVVLTSSHERAFCVGADLKERNSFTDAELLRQRPVNRAAYTGVLELPMPTIAAVHGFALGGGFEIALSCDLIVADPTAVVGLPEVSVGVIPGGGGTQLLPRRVGAARAAELIFTGRRVAAAEALSLGLVDQLADAGRDREEALALATRIAANSPVGLRAAKRALRLGHGLDLRAGLEVEDGAWRAVAFSGDRAEGVAAFNEKRAPDWPGE; encoded by the coding sequence ATGGGCGGCGCGGCGGACGAGGTGCGGTACGGCGAGTGGATCGCCGTCCGGCGGCACGGCACCCATGTGGCGGAGCTCGTCCTGGACCGCCCCCGGGCCATGAACGCCGTCTCCACCGAGCTGGCCCGCCGCCTCACCCAGGCCTGCGACGCCCTCACCGGCGACCCCTCGGCGCGGGTCGTGGTGCTGACCTCCAGCCACGAACGGGCCTTCTGCGTCGGCGCCGACCTCAAGGAGCGCAACTCCTTCACGGACGCCGAACTGCTGCGCCAGAGACCGGTCAACCGGGCCGCCTACACCGGTGTCCTGGAACTGCCGATGCCGACGATCGCCGCCGTGCACGGGTTCGCGCTCGGCGGCGGCTTCGAGATCGCCCTTTCCTGCGATCTGATCGTCGCCGACCCCACGGCCGTGGTCGGGCTCCCCGAGGTGTCCGTCGGCGTGATCCCGGGCGGCGGCGGCACCCAGCTGCTGCCCCGCCGGGTCGGTGCCGCGCGAGCCGCCGAGCTGATCTTCACCGGGCGCCGGGTGGCCGCCGCCGAGGCGCTCTCCCTCGGCCTGGTCGACCAGCTCGCGGACGCGGGCCGGGACCGCGAGGAGGCCCTCGCCCTCGCCACCCGCATCGCCGCCAACTCCCCGGTCGGCCTGCGCGCGGCCAAGCGCGCCCTCCGGCTGGGACACGGGCTGGACCTGCGCGCCGGGCTGGAGGTGGAGGACGGCGCCTGGCGGGCGGTCGCCTTCTCCGGGGACCGCGCGGAGGGCGTCGCGGCCTTCAACGAGAAGCGGGCGCCGGACTGGCCCGGGGAGTGA
- a CDS encoding ABC transporter permease, whose product MFLTYLRRELRRRRKAALVVASGLALGIALVIVVTSVSAGMKQAQGQVLESLYGLGTDMTVTKAQEQPEEGETPQRPRFRFDAGEEGEEQSDDRLMVQGFETLDASTVGKVAGQQGVADAVGGLSLVNLKISGSFERGEIGAAPGPGAGDGGDGGRGGGEIRGGGADFGIESFTVYGTDVTEPALGPLTSSALTEGRTFESDETDAGVAVVDNAYAQREDLAVGDEISVKGTEFEIVGIATADSGSAAADVYIPLERAQTLSDSEDEITTVYVRAEDSQAIGAVKAAIQKNVTGTTVTTSEDLAATVSGSLSTAADLASSVGKWLSVVVLAAAFLVAGLLTSSAVSRRVREFGTLKALGWKSGRVTRQVVGEAVVNGLLGGALGIALGLGGAYLITALSPGLTAELARGAGLSGGGRMGAGPGGGPGGGGGAAASQSIDIALTAPVALGTIGLAVGLAVAGGLVAGAFGGWRAARLRPADALSRVA is encoded by the coding sequence ATGTTCCTCACCTACCTCCGGCGCGAACTGCGCCGCCGCAGAAAAGCGGCGCTCGTCGTCGCCTCCGGCCTCGCCCTGGGCATCGCCCTCGTCATCGTCGTCACCTCCGTCTCCGCGGGGATGAAACAGGCCCAGGGCCAGGTCCTGGAGTCCCTGTACGGACTCGGCACCGACATGACCGTCACCAAGGCGCAGGAGCAGCCCGAGGAGGGCGAGACCCCGCAGCGCCCCCGCTTCCGCTTCGACGCCGGCGAGGAGGGGGAGGAGCAGAGCGACGACCGGCTGATGGTGCAGGGCTTCGAGACGCTCGACGCGAGCACCGTGGGGAAGGTGGCCGGGCAGCAGGGCGTCGCCGACGCCGTCGGCGGTCTCAGCCTGGTGAACCTGAAGATCAGCGGCAGCTTCGAGCGCGGCGAGATCGGCGCGGCGCCGGGCCCGGGCGCCGGAGACGGCGGCGACGGCGGCCGGGGCGGCGGCGAGATCCGCGGCGGGGGCGCCGACTTCGGTATCGAGTCCTTCACCGTCTACGGCACGGACGTCACCGAGCCCGCCCTCGGACCGCTGACCTCCTCCGCCCTCACCGAGGGCCGCACCTTCGAGAGCGATGAGACCGACGCCGGGGTCGCCGTCGTCGACAACGCCTACGCCCAGCGGGAGGACCTGGCGGTCGGCGACGAGATCTCCGTCAAGGGCACGGAGTTCGAGATCGTCGGCATCGCGACCGCCGACAGCGGCTCGGCCGCCGCCGATGTCTACATCCCGCTCGAGCGGGCCCAGACCCTGTCCGACTCCGAGGACGAGATCACCACGGTCTATGTGCGGGCCGAGGACTCGCAGGCCATCGGCGCGGTCAAGGCCGCCATCCAGAAGAACGTGACCGGGACGACCGTCACCACCTCCGAGGACCTGGCCGCCACCGTCTCCGGCTCCCTCAGCACCGCCGCCGACCTCGCTTCGAGCGTCGGGAAGTGGCTGTCCGTCGTCGTCCTGGCCGCCGCCTTCCTGGTGGCCGGGCTGCTGACCTCCTCGGCCGTCAGCCGCCGGGTACGGGAGTTCGGCACCCTCAAGGCGCTGGGCTGGAAGAGCGGACGGGTGACCCGGCAGGTCGTCGGCGAGGCCGTCGTCAACGGACTGCTCGGCGGGGCCCTCGGCATCGCCCTCGGCCTCGGTGGCGCCTACCTCATCACCGCGCTCAGCCCCGGCCTCACCGCCGAACTCGCGCGCGGGGCCGGGCTGTCCGGCGGTGGCCGGATGGGCGCGGGGCCCGGCGGCGGACCGGGCGGCGGGGGCGGCGCGGCCGCGTCGCAGAGCATCGACATCGCGCTGACCGCACCCGTCGCCCTCGGCACCATCGGCCTCGCGGTCGGCCTCGCGGTCGCCGGCGGACTCGTCGCCGGAGCCTTCGGCGGCTGGCGCGCCGCCCGGCTGCGCCCGGCCGACGCGCTCAGCCGCGTCGCCTGA
- a CDS encoding L,D-transpeptidase: MEKRVMTTGKRRKAVVAAAALLSGVLTLTACGGGGGADSDGKGGDSGDSGKQSQVDRAAAKDASDARIKISPKDGTDNAGINNDVRVTVTKGKLSAVSMTAVASGAEIPGTLAGDGKSWKPDGSLERSTKYKITATAEDSEGRKATEHSTFTTVSPDNSFLGYYTPEADSTVGVGMPVSINFDKSIQNKKAVQSAIEVNTTSGQEVVGHWFGTQRLDFRPKEYWKAGSTVTVKLGLDGVEGSPGVKGVQDKSFSFKIGRSQVSTVDVKSKTMSVVRDGKEIKNFKISAGSSENPTYNGQMVISEKFKETRMNGATVGFTDDDGKGEYDIKDVPHAMRLSTSGTFIHGNYWGADSIFGQANTSHGCVGLNDVKGADDPGQDGAWFYNQSLIGDVVTVKNSPDKEIAPDNGLNGWNMDWNEWVAGSAI; encoded by the coding sequence ATGGAGAAGCGTGTGATGACGACAGGTAAGCGGCGGAAAGCGGTCGTCGCCGCCGCCGCGCTGCTCAGCGGCGTGCTGACGCTCACCGCCTGCGGAGGTGGCGGCGGTGCTGACTCCGACGGCAAGGGCGGGGACAGCGGTGACAGCGGAAAGCAGTCGCAGGTCGACCGGGCGGCTGCCAAGGACGCCTCGGACGCACGAATAAAGATCAGCCCCAAGGACGGCACCGACAACGCGGGCATCAACAACGACGTCCGGGTCACCGTCACCAAGGGCAAGCTCTCCGCGGTGTCGATGACGGCTGTCGCCTCCGGCGCGGAGATCCCCGGAACCCTGGCCGGCGACGGCAAGAGCTGGAAGCCGGACGGCTCGCTGGAGCGTTCGACCAAGTACAAGATCACCGCCACCGCCGAGGACTCGGAGGGCCGCAAGGCCACCGAGCACTCCACCTTCACCACCGTCTCGCCGGACAACAGCTTCCTGGGCTACTACACCCCCGAGGCCGACTCCACCGTGGGCGTCGGGATGCCCGTGTCGATCAACTTCGACAAGAGCATCCAGAACAAGAAGGCCGTGCAGTCGGCGATCGAGGTCAACACCACCAGCGGCCAGGAGGTCGTCGGACACTGGTTCGGCACCCAGCGGCTCGACTTCCGGCCCAAGGAGTACTGGAAAGCCGGCTCCACGGTGACCGTCAAGCTCGGCCTCGACGGTGTCGAGGGATCGCCGGGAGTGAAGGGCGTCCAGGACAAGTCGTTCAGCTTCAAGATCGGCCGCAGCCAGGTCTCCACCGTCGACGTCAAGAGCAAGACCATGTCGGTGGTGCGGGACGGCAAGGAGATCAAGAACTTCAAGATCTCCGCGGGCAGCTCCGAGAACCCGACCTACAACGGTCAGATGGTGATCTCCGAGAAGTTCAAGGAGACCCGGATGAACGGTGCCACCGTCGGGTTCACGGACGACGACGGCAAGGGTGAGTACGACATCAAGGACGTGCCGCACGCCATGCGGCTCTCCACCTCCGGCACCTTCATCCACGGCAACTACTGGGGCGCCGACTCCATCTTCGGCCAGGCCAACACCAGCCACGGCTGCGTCGGTCTGAACGACGTCAAGGGCGCGGACGACCCCGGCCAGGACGGCGCCTGGTTCTACAACCAGTCGCTCATCGGCGATGTCGTGACCGTGAAGAACTCCCCCGACAAGGAGATCGCCCCGGACAACGGCCTCAACGGCTGGAACATGGACTGGAACGAGTGGGTCGCCGGTAGCGCGATCTGA
- a CDS encoding GGDEF domain-containing protein: MAAAQTPRETARAAALGARSALGGCFAAISAWERDLGRLRVLVNVGELAPDEEEFPENESYPVRDFPEIAEFLHERWAGGGEPDAWVETADGPPCDRGPGSYCHQRVATLRRRGRGCCVVAPIVLHGRAWGELYVARPAGAPVFDREDARFATVLAAVAASGIAQTERLAEARRLAFTDPLTGLANRRAVDVRLEEALERHRADGTVVSLVVCDINGLKQVNDTLGHAVGDRLLERFGSVLSVCGAMLPGALAARLGGDEFCLVAVGPPSEEVVRAATELCHRAAKLDLGEGVACGVASTGQPIGPVPSARRLFRLADAAQYRAKAARADGPVVAGDEGPDDPVVRMADASPTAPAPGPERRRFRGR; encoded by the coding sequence ATGGCCGCCGCCCAGACCCCCCGCGAGACGGCACGCGCCGCCGCGCTCGGCGCCCGGAGCGCCCTCGGCGGCTGCTTCGCCGCGATCTCCGCCTGGGAACGGGACCTCGGGCGGCTCCGGGTCCTGGTCAACGTCGGCGAACTCGCGCCGGACGAGGAGGAGTTCCCGGAGAACGAGTCCTATCCCGTCCGTGACTTCCCCGAGATCGCCGAATTCCTGCACGAGCGGTGGGCGGGCGGCGGCGAGCCCGACGCCTGGGTGGAGACCGCCGACGGCCCGCCCTGCGACCGCGGCCCCGGCTCGTACTGCCACCAGCGCGTCGCCACCCTCCGGCGGCGCGGACGGGGCTGCTGTGTGGTCGCGCCGATCGTGCTCCACGGCCGCGCCTGGGGTGAGCTGTACGTGGCGCGGCCCGCCGGCGCCCCCGTCTTCGACCGGGAGGACGCCCGGTTCGCCACGGTCCTCGCCGCGGTGGCCGCCTCCGGGATCGCCCAGACCGAGCGGCTCGCGGAGGCCCGCCGGCTCGCCTTCACCGACCCGCTGACCGGCCTGGCCAACCGCCGGGCCGTGGACGTCCGGCTGGAGGAGGCGCTGGAGCGGCACCGGGCGGACGGGACCGTGGTGAGCCTCGTGGTCTGCGACATCAACGGGCTCAAGCAGGTCAACGACACCCTGGGGCACGCGGTCGGCGACCGGCTGCTGGAGCGTTTCGGCTCCGTGCTGTCGGTCTGCGGGGCCATGCTCCCCGGGGCGCTGGCGGCGCGCCTGGGCGGTGACGAGTTCTGTCTCGTCGCCGTCGGACCGCCCTCCGAGGAGGTGGTGCGGGCGGCGACCGAGCTGTGCCACCGCGCGGCCAAACTGGACCTCGGCGAGGGCGTCGCCTGCGGAGTGGCCTCGACGGGGCAGCCGATCGGGCCCGTGCCGTCCGCGCGGCGGCTGTTCCGGCTGGCGGACGCGGCGCAGTACCGGGCGAAGGCGGCCCGTGCCGACGGGCCGGTCGTGGCGGGGGACGAGGGGCCCGACGATCCGGTCGTGCGGATGGCCGACGCCTCACCGACGGCTCCCGCCCCCGGACCGGAGCGGCGGCGCTTCCGCGGCCGCTGA
- the hutH gene encoding histidine ammonia-lyase encodes MHTVVLGTSGVSADDVIAVARGGARVELSAGALDALAASRRVVDALAARPEPVYGVSTGFGALAVRHIGPELRGRLQRNIVRSHAAGMGPRVEREVVRALMFLRLKTLASGHTGVRPLVAETMAALLNAGITPVVHEYGSLGCSGDLAPLSHCALTLLGEGEAEGPDGTVRPAADLLAEHGITPLDLREKEGLALLNGTDGMLGMLVMANADLARLLTSADITAALSLEALLGTDRVLAPELHAVRPHPGQAASADNMLRMLAGSGLTGHHQTGYDGLQAAPRVQDAYSVRCAPQVAGAGRDTLAHARLVAGRELAAAVDNPVVLPDGRVESNGNFHGAPVAYVLDFLAVAAADLASIAERRTDRLLDKNRSYGLPAFLAGDPGVDSGLMIAQYTQAALVGELKRLAVPASADSIPSSAMQEDHVSMGWSAARKLRTALGNVNRVIAVELVAATRALELREGLAPAPATRAVLEAVRAAGVAGPGGDRFLAPDLAAADAFVASGALVAAAETVTGPLA; translated from the coding sequence ATGCACACCGTGGTGCTGGGAACGTCCGGCGTGAGCGCGGACGACGTGATCGCCGTGGCCCGCGGCGGGGCCCGGGTCGAGCTGTCCGCCGGAGCCCTCGACGCGCTCGCCGCCTCCCGGCGGGTCGTCGACGCCCTCGCCGCCCGCCCGGAGCCCGTCTACGGCGTCTCCACCGGCTTCGGCGCCCTCGCCGTCCGCCACATCGGCCCCGAGCTGCGCGGCCGCCTCCAGCGGAACATCGTCCGCTCGCACGCCGCGGGCATGGGCCCCCGCGTGGAGCGCGAGGTCGTCCGCGCCCTGATGTTCCTCCGGCTCAAGACCCTCGCCTCGGGGCACACGGGGGTGCGGCCGCTCGTCGCCGAGACGATGGCCGCCCTGCTCAACGCCGGCATCACCCCGGTCGTCCACGAGTACGGATCCCTCGGCTGTTCCGGCGACCTGGCACCGCTCTCCCACTGCGCCCTGACCCTCCTGGGCGAAGGCGAGGCGGAGGGGCCCGACGGCACCGTGCGCCCGGCCGCCGACCTGCTCGCCGAGCACGGCATCACCCCGCTCGACCTGCGCGAGAAGGAGGGCCTGGCCCTCCTCAACGGCACCGACGGGATGCTCGGCATGCTCGTCATGGCCAACGCCGACCTCGCCCGCCTCCTCACCTCCGCCGACATCACCGCCGCCCTCTCCCTGGAGGCGCTGCTCGGCACCGACCGGGTCCTCGCCCCCGAACTGCACGCCGTCCGGCCGCACCCGGGCCAGGCCGCCAGCGCGGACAACATGCTGCGGATGCTCGCCGGCTCCGGGCTCACCGGCCACCACCAGACCGGCTACGACGGCCTTCAGGCCGCCCCTCGCGTCCAGGACGCCTACTCGGTGCGCTGCGCGCCGCAGGTGGCCGGCGCGGGCCGTGACACCCTCGCGCACGCCCGCCTCGTCGCCGGCCGGGAACTCGCCGCCGCCGTGGACAACCCCGTCGTGCTGCCCGACGGACGGGTCGAGTCCAACGGCAACTTCCACGGCGCGCCCGTCGCGTACGTCCTGGACTTCCTGGCCGTGGCCGCCGCCGACCTGGCGTCCATCGCCGAGCGCCGCACGGACCGGCTGCTCGACAAGAACCGCTCCTACGGGCTGCCGGCCTTCCTCGCAGGGGACCCGGGAGTCGATTCCGGGCTGATGATCGCCCAGTACACGCAGGCGGCGCTGGTCGGTGAGCTGAAGCGGCTGGCGGTCCCGGCCTCGGCCGACTCGATCCCCTCCTCCGCGATGCAGGAGGACCATGTCTCGATGGGCTGGTCCGCGGCGCGCAAACTGCGCACGGCGCTCGGCAACGTGAACCGGGTCATCGCCGTGGAACTGGTGGCCGCCACCCGCGCCCTCGAACTGCGCGAAGGGCTCGCCCCGGCCCCCGCCACCCGCGCCGTCCTGGAGGCGGTGCGCGCGGCCGGCGTCGCGGGCCCGGGCGGCGACCGCTTCCTCGCCCCCGACCTGGCCGCGGCGGACGCCTTCGTGGCCTCCGGGGCTCTGGTCGCGGCGGCGGAGACGGTCACCGGACCGCTGGCCTGA
- a CDS encoding adenylate/guanylate cyclase domain-containing protein — translation MEETEDNPLAIRLEQLILGAERQYTPFQAARSAGVSMELASRFWRAMGFADIGQARALTEADVLALRRLAGLVEAGLLSEPMAVQVARSTGQTTARLADWQIEGFLEGLTEPPEEGMTRTEVAYPLVQLLLPELQEFLVYVWRRQLAAAAGRVIQTQDDEEMVDRRLAVGFADLVGFTRLTRRLEEEELGELVEAFETTAADLVAARGGRLIKTLGDEVLYAADDAGTAAEIGLRMIETLANDETMPELRVGIAFGTVTTRMGDVFGTTVNLASRLTSIAPKDSVLVDEAFAAELMRSGDAPESEAEAAAAEKEGAEPPHPYRFALQPMWQRPVRGLGVVEPWLLTRRPERRPAPPPARR, via the coding sequence GTGGAGGAGACCGAGGACAACCCCCTCGCGATCCGCCTGGAGCAGCTGATCCTGGGCGCCGAACGCCAGTACACCCCCTTCCAGGCGGCCCGCAGCGCCGGGGTGTCGATGGAGCTGGCCTCCCGCTTCTGGCGCGCCATGGGCTTCGCCGACATCGGCCAGGCCCGGGCGCTGACGGAGGCCGACGTGCTGGCGCTGCGGCGGCTGGCGGGCCTCGTGGAGGCGGGGCTGCTGAGCGAGCCGATGGCCGTCCAGGTCGCCCGCTCCACCGGCCAGACCACGGCCCGGCTCGCGGACTGGCAGATCGAGGGCTTCCTGGAGGGCCTCACCGAGCCCCCCGAGGAGGGGATGACCCGCACCGAGGTCGCGTATCCGCTGGTCCAGCTGCTGCTGCCGGAGCTCCAGGAGTTCCTGGTCTACGTGTGGCGGCGGCAGCTCGCGGCGGCCGCCGGGCGTGTCATCCAGACCCAGGACGACGAGGAGATGGTCGACCGGCGGCTGGCCGTCGGCTTCGCGGACCTCGTCGGCTTCACCCGGCTCACCCGGCGGCTGGAGGAGGAGGAACTCGGCGAGCTCGTCGAGGCGTTCGAGACGACCGCGGCTGATCTGGTCGCGGCCCGCGGCGGCCGGCTCATCAAGACCCTCGGTGACGAGGTGCTGTACGCGGCGGACGACGCGGGCACGGCCGCCGAGATCGGCCTGCGGATGATCGAGACGCTGGCCAACGACGAGACCATGCCGGAGCTGCGGGTCGGCATCGCCTTCGGCACCGTCACCACGCGCATGGGCGACGTCTTCGGCACGACGGTGAACCTCGCGAGCCGCCTCACCTCGATAGCGCCGAAGGACTCGGTCCTGGTGGACGAGGCGTTCGCGGCGGAGCTGATGCGGTCCGGGGACGCGCCGGAGTCGGAGGCCGAGGCGGCCGCGGCGGAGAAGGAGGGCGCGGAGCCCCCGCACCCGTACCGCTTCGCGCTCCAGCCGATGTGGCAGCGCCCGGTCCGCGGTCTGGGCGTCGTCGAGCCCTGGCTCCTCACCCGCCGCCCGGAGCGACGGCCGGCGCCCCCGCCGGCACGGCGGTAA
- a CDS encoding ABC transporter ATP-binding protein: MYQLTGVTKRYTRGKETIDALAGVDLTIDDGDRLVIQGPTGGGKSTLLQMLGGLDRPTTGSVELDGVDLARLSEARLTAVRAEKIGFVFQSFNLIPTLTAQENVETALVPLRVKAAERRERAAEALGSVGLGERLGHLPGELSGGQQQRVAIARALVKRPRVLLADEPTGNLDEGTRDDIVDLLEGLWKEHALTFVMVTHDSAVARRAPRLATIEAGRLTVAEQAVPAS, encoded by the coding sequence ATGTACCAGCTGACAGGCGTCACCAAGCGCTACACCCGGGGCAAGGAGACCATCGACGCCCTCGCCGGTGTCGATCTCACCATCGACGACGGCGACCGGCTCGTCATCCAGGGCCCCACCGGCGGCGGCAAGTCCACCCTGCTCCAGATGCTCGGCGGCCTCGACCGCCCGACCACGGGCAGCGTCGAACTCGACGGCGTGGACCTCGCCCGGCTGAGCGAGGCCCGGCTCACCGCCGTGCGGGCCGAGAAGATCGGCTTCGTCTTCCAGAGCTTCAATCTGATCCCCACGCTCACCGCGCAGGAGAACGTCGAGACCGCCCTCGTCCCGCTGCGGGTCAAAGCGGCGGAGCGGCGCGAGCGGGCGGCCGAGGCCCTCGGCTCCGTGGGGCTGGGGGAGCGGCTCGGCCATCTGCCGGGAGAACTGTCGGGCGGCCAGCAGCAGCGGGTGGCGATCGCGCGTGCGCTGGTGAAGCGGCCCAGGGTGCTGCTCGCCGACGAGCCGACCGGCAACCTCGACGAGGGGACCCGGGACGACATCGTCGACCTGCTGGAGGGGCTCTGGAAGGAGCACGCCCTGACCTTCGTGATGGTCACCCACGACAGCGCCGTCGCCCGGCGTGCTCCCCGTCTCGCCACCATCGAGGCGGGGAGGCTGACGGTCGCGGAACAGGCGGTCCCGGCTTCCTGA
- a CDS encoding nuclear transport factor 2 family protein, which yields MTGMLNPSGASGGRKVSGGSGPVGRSGEGIGKETGEAVTRQTVREFLRRVTERDPDRIADLYAEEVDWMVAGNPVVPWIKPRPTRAGVAGHWADLAAHTVSGDGWATVGAIVVDGAEAVVTGELGGTVAATGKTFRSRFALRLTVEDGLITRHHVYEDSLAVAAACTPDAAA from the coding sequence ATGACCGGCATGTTGAACCCCTCCGGCGCGTCCGGGGGCAGGAAGGTGTCCGGAGGCTCCGGCCCCGTCGGCCGCTCCGGGGAGGGGATCGGGAAGGAGACCGGGGAGGCGGTCACCCGGCAGACCGTGCGGGAGTTCCTGCGGCGCGTGACGGAGCGCGATCCGGACCGTATCGCGGACCTCTACGCCGAGGAGGTCGACTGGATGGTCGCCGGGAACCCGGTGGTCCCGTGGATCAAGCCGCGCCCGACCCGTGCCGGTGTCGCCGGGCACTGGGCCGATCTGGCCGCGCACACCGTGAGCGGGGACGGGTGGGCGACGGTCGGCGCGATCGTCGTCGACGGCGCCGAGGCCGTGGTCACGGGGGAACTCGGCGGGACGGTCGCCGCCACCGGCAAGACCTTCAGGAGCCGCTTCGCCCTCCGTCTGACCGTCGAGGACGGTCTGATCACCCGGCATCACGTCTACGAGGACAGCCTGGCCGTGGCGGCCGCCTGCACCCCGGACGCCGCGGCCTGA